The proteins below come from a single Agromyces flavus genomic window:
- a CDS encoding HNH endonuclease signature motif containing protein, with product MTPPSTPLLEWMGGAGEGDLIDEAFVGDGWLEEAFARPSAGAQTPSVDRTATEDVALAEELARVVSLERTMRWAQAEQFRLVESARVRHARLEGVGEVSTAAQREFATRSFVAELATTLVVPEATAGRLVADATRLAGPRAATLAALAAGELSGAHVRSLLEVTSTLPGEAADEVERVALMDAGSRTSAAFRRRLHRLRERLHPESLSDRHARAALNRRVALDPAPDGMAWLSLFLQADRAVAIMARLDALADAGDPKRPDPRTTAQRAADVAADLLLSGTLDHPDRLLAAATGRVAGKIVVTVPVLTLLGVSDEPAELDGYGPIDADTARRLAGHAPSLHRLLVHPESGAALSYGRTTYRAGADLAGYVRVRDGGCRFPGCARRATTTDLDHTAAWAHGGRTDADNLAHLCRAHHRLKHHTGWRMVHEPGGTIRWTSPAGHHLTTHPERPFTPVGRPGTPLPAPPAPPPTETDLHEPVEDNDPPWLHARAASLAA from the coding sequence ATGACGCCGCCCTCGACACCGCTGCTCGAGTGGATGGGCGGTGCCGGCGAGGGCGACTTGATCGATGAGGCGTTCGTCGGTGACGGATGGCTCGAGGAGGCGTTCGCCCGACCGTCGGCCGGGGCGCAGACGCCCTCGGTCGACCGCACCGCGACCGAGGACGTGGCGCTGGCGGAGGAGTTGGCGCGGGTCGTGTCGTTGGAGCGCACTATGCGGTGGGCGCAGGCCGAGCAGTTCCGCCTGGTCGAGTCCGCCAGGGTGCGACACGCCCGCCTCGAGGGTGTCGGTGAGGTGTCCACGGCGGCGCAGCGGGAGTTCGCGACCCGCTCGTTCGTGGCCGAGCTGGCGACCACCCTGGTGGTGCCCGAGGCGACCGCGGGCCGGCTGGTCGCCGACGCGACCCGACTGGCCGGGCCACGCGCCGCGACCCTCGCCGCACTGGCCGCCGGAGAGCTCAGCGGCGCCCATGTCCGGTCGCTGCTCGAGGTCACCTCGACCCTGCCCGGCGAGGCCGCCGACGAGGTCGAACGGGTCGCGCTCATGGACGCCGGGTCCCGGACCAGTGCGGCGTTCCGCCGTCGGCTGCACCGGCTCCGGGAACGCCTCCATCCGGAATCGTTGTCCGACCGGCACGCCCGCGCCGCGTTGAATCGTCGGGTGGCGTTGGATCCGGCGCCGGACGGGATGGCGTGGCTCAGCCTGTTCCTCCAGGCCGACCGGGCCGTGGCGATCATGGCCCGCCTCGACGCTCTCGCCGATGCCGGCGACCCCAAGCGGCCCGACCCGCGCACTACCGCGCAACGCGCTGCCGATGTGGCGGCGGACCTGCTGCTCTCCGGCACCCTCGACCACCCCGACCGGCTCCTGGCCGCGGCCACCGGACGGGTCGCGGGCAAGATCGTGGTCACCGTGCCCGTGCTCACCCTCCTCGGTGTCAGCGACGAACCCGCCGAGCTGGACGGGTACGGTCCGATCGACGCCGATACTGCGCGCCGCCTGGCCGGGCACGCGCCGTCGCTGCACCGCCTGCTGGTGCATCCTGAGAGCGGCGCCGCTCTCTCTTACGGGCGCACGACCTATCGGGCGGGGGCCGACCTCGCCGGGTATGTCCGGGTCCGTGACGGCGGCTGCCGGTTCCCCGGCTGCGCCCGCCGGGCCACGACCACTGACCTCGACCACACCGCCGCGTGGGCGCACGGCGGCCGCACTGACGCCGACAACCTCGCCCACCTCTGCCGCGCCCACCACCGCCTGAAACACCACACCGGCTGGCGAATGGTCCACGAACCCGGCGGCACCATCCGGTGGACCTCACCCGCCGGACACCACCTCACCACCCACCCCGAACGACCCTTCACCCCCGTCGGTCGACCCGGCACTCCGCTGCCAGCGCCGCCCGCGCCGCCCCCGACGGAGACCGATCTTCACGAGCCCGTCGAAGACAACGACCCACCATGGCTGCACGCGCGTGCTGCGTCCCTGGCGGCCTGA
- a CDS encoding PAS domain S-box protein has protein sequence MADRGLILVVSDDDAGAVEELRHILDGGRYDLLTARGDETPTRTALAHEPDLIIVDTALEHVDPFDFVDDLHRHGQGRDLPVVFVADDDDTEKRVRALESGDDLISTPFDAREVLARIERQVTVSRARLALRKSDANFRSVMESSTDAIVSADADGVIRSWNSAATTLFGHTEAEAVGQKLELIIPERFRDRHRTAIHRVSSGGPTHVIGSTVELAALRNDGTEFPIELSLTTWFLDSDRYYTGIIRDISERAQAEERFRSVIESAIDAIISIDHTGRILSWNSAATRMLGHTEAEAIGRQLELVIIPERYRELHRAGLTHFTQTGEAHLIGRTVELSALTKAGDEIPVELSLSTWTVRGDRYYTGILRDLGDRKAAEEALRRSEEEFRAKEEEFRSRNAELEESLQQIGTMQDQLILQEKMASLGKLSAGMAHEMNNPASAAQRGADQAVVVFARLQEVGMQVGRLGLDHPQFDRLAELDALASERAYQPMRFAAVERSDREAELEDWLEARDVPSGFEIAPSLVSLGVSRDDLEELCDVFSADELPVVVEWLGLKAAIYSLLSEIVVGTNRIVDLVRAMKTYTYMDQTPVQDVDVRSGLDNTLVILQNKLKRGVLVVREYDRDLPTIQAYASELNQVWTNLIDNATDAMEGVGTLTIRARREGPWVEVQIEDDGPGVPADIRSKLFDPFFTTKPPGQGTGLGLAISRSIVVKKHHGQFDLESRPGCTRFTVRLPIDFAPDDEDRDPRHDPSPQPEEV, from the coding sequence ATGGCCGACCGAGGGCTGATCCTCGTGGTGTCCGACGACGATGCCGGCGCAGTGGAGGAGCTGCGCCACATCCTCGACGGCGGGCGGTACGACCTGCTCACGGCGCGGGGCGACGAGACGCCGACGCGAACCGCGCTCGCGCACGAGCCCGACCTGATCATCGTCGACACGGCGCTCGAGCACGTCGACCCGTTCGACTTCGTCGACGACCTTCATCGGCATGGACAGGGTCGGGACCTGCCCGTCGTCTTCGTGGCCGACGACGATGACACCGAGAAGCGCGTCCGCGCCCTCGAGTCGGGCGACGACCTCATCTCGACTCCGTTCGACGCGAGGGAGGTCCTCGCGCGCATCGAGCGGCAGGTCACCGTCTCGCGAGCACGGCTCGCGCTCCGGAAGTCCGATGCGAACTTCCGCTCGGTCATGGAGTCGTCCACCGACGCCATCGTGTCCGCCGACGCGGACGGCGTGATCCGCAGCTGGAACAGTGCCGCGACCACGCTGTTCGGGCACACCGAAGCCGAGGCCGTCGGCCAGAAGCTCGAGCTCATCATCCCTGAACGGTTCCGCGACCGGCACCGCACCGCCATCCACCGCGTGAGCAGCGGCGGCCCCACGCACGTCATCGGCTCGACCGTCGAGCTCGCGGCACTCCGCAACGACGGCACGGAGTTCCCGATCGAGCTCTCGCTCACGACGTGGTTCCTCGACTCCGACCGCTACTACACGGGCATCATCCGCGACATCAGCGAGCGCGCACAGGCCGAGGAGCGGTTCCGCTCGGTCATCGAGTCGGCGATCGACGCGATCATCTCGATCGACCACACCGGCCGCATCCTCTCGTGGAACTCGGCGGCCACCCGCATGCTCGGACACACGGAGGCGGAGGCGATCGGGCGGCAGCTCGAGCTCGTCATCATCCCCGAGCGCTACCGCGAGCTCCACCGCGCCGGACTGACGCACTTCACGCAGACGGGGGAGGCGCACCTGATCGGCCGCACCGTCGAACTGTCGGCGCTCACGAAAGCCGGCGACGAGATCCCGGTCGAGCTGTCGCTGTCGACCTGGACGGTCCGCGGCGACCGCTACTACACAGGCATCCTCCGCGACCTCGGCGACCGAAAGGCAGCCGAGGAGGCGCTGCGCCGCAGCGAGGAGGAGTTCCGCGCCAAGGAGGAGGAGTTCCGCAGCCGCAACGCCGAGCTCGAGGAGTCGTTGCAGCAGATCGGCACGATGCAGGACCAGCTCATCCTGCAGGAGAAGATGGCCTCGCTCGGCAAGCTCAGCGCCGGGATGGCGCACGAGATGAACAATCCCGCTTCGGCGGCCCAGAGAGGGGCCGATCAGGCCGTCGTCGTCTTCGCTCGGCTGCAGGAGGTGGGGATGCAGGTCGGCCGCCTGGGCCTCGACCACCCCCAGTTCGACCGGCTTGCGGAGCTCGATGCGCTCGCATCCGAGCGCGCGTACCAGCCGATGCGCTTCGCCGCGGTGGAACGCAGCGATCGGGAGGCCGAGCTTGAGGACTGGCTCGAGGCGCGCGACGTTCCATCCGGGTTCGAGATCGCCCCATCGCTCGTGAGCCTCGGCGTCTCGCGCGACGACCTCGAGGAGCTCTGCGACGTCTTCAGCGCCGACGAACTGCCGGTGGTCGTGGAGTGGCTCGGGCTGAAGGCGGCGATCTACTCGCTGCTGTCCGAGATCGTGGTCGGCACGAATCGCATCGTCGACCTCGTGCGGGCGATGAAGACCTACACCTACATGGACCAGACCCCCGTGCAGGACGTCGACGTGCGATCGGGCCTCGACAACACGCTCGTCATTCTCCAGAACAAGCTCAAGCGAGGTGTGCTCGTGGTGCGGGAGTACGACCGCGACCTGCCGACCATCCAGGCGTACGCGAGCGAGCTCAACCAGGTGTGGACGAACCTCATCGACAACGCCACCGACGCCATGGAGGGCGTGGGCACGCTCACGATCCGGGCGCGCCGCGAGGGTCCCTGGGTCGAGGTGCAGATCGAGGACGACGGGCCCGGCGTGCCCGCCGACATCCGCTCGAAACTCTTCGACCCCTTCTTCACGACGAAGCCGCCCGGCCAGGGCACGGGGCTCGGCCTGGCGATCTCGCGGAGCATCGTCGTCAAGAAGCATCACGGGCAGTTCGACCTCGAGTCGCGGCCCGGATGCACGCGGTTCACCGTGCGCCTGCCGATCGACTTCGCGCCGGACGACGAAGACCGCGACCCCCGGCACGACCCCTCACCCCAGCCCGAGGAGGTGTGA
- a CDS encoding FAD-dependent oxidoreductase produces MVKPVIMTVDDEPQVLNAVARDLAARYGTEYRIVKAGSGKEALEAVEEFERRNTPIALFVVDQRMPGMTGTEFLTQAIEHFPDAKRVLLTAYADTDAAITSINAIDLDYYLLKPWDPPDERFYPVLNDLLDEWHANTPPVYEGIRVAGTLWSPTTHAVKDFLARSQIPYQWLDIDRNEAARALVEATRDGKSKLPVVFLPDGTVLACPDLHTLAERIGLRAPAQAPFYDLIVIGAGPAGLAAAVYGASEGLRTAVVEREVPGGQAGTSSRIENYLGFPHGISGADLARRAVTQAKRLGAEILSPLAVTGIRLEETYKIVTLDDGSELRSRALLLATGVEARTLGIPGEDRLLGASVYYGAAASEAVDYTGCRVVVVGGANSAGQGAMFLSRYAEQVTIIVRADSLAKSMSQYLIDQIELAPTITVIPHTEISSLTGEQRLESVQLRDRTTGEESTMPADAMFVFIGAVPGSDLVRDLVETDDHGFVLTGLDLVRNGERPKGWKLKRDPLPQETSVPGIFAAGDVRHDVIRRVASAVGQGSVAVSLVHQYLETV; encoded by the coding sequence ATGGTCAAACCCGTGATCATGACCGTCGACGACGAACCGCAGGTGCTCAACGCGGTGGCCCGCGACCTGGCGGCCCGCTACGGCACCGAGTACCGCATCGTGAAGGCCGGCTCGGGCAAGGAGGCCCTCGAGGCGGTCGAGGAGTTCGAACGCCGCAACACCCCCATCGCGCTGTTCGTCGTCGACCAGCGCATGCCGGGCATGACGGGCACCGAGTTCCTCACCCAGGCGATCGAGCACTTCCCCGATGCCAAGCGCGTGCTGCTGACCGCGTACGCCGACACGGATGCCGCCATCACGAGCATCAACGCGATCGACCTCGACTACTACCTGCTCAAGCCGTGGGATCCGCCCGACGAGCGCTTCTACCCCGTGCTCAACGACCTGCTCGACGAGTGGCACGCCAACACCCCACCGGTCTACGAGGGCATCCGCGTGGCCGGCACGCTGTGGTCGCCGACCACGCACGCCGTCAAGGACTTCCTCGCCCGCAGCCAGATCCCGTACCAGTGGCTCGACATCGACCGGAACGAGGCGGCCCGCGCACTCGTCGAGGCGACGCGCGACGGCAAGTCGAAGCTGCCGGTGGTGTTCCTGCCCGACGGCACGGTGCTCGCGTGCCCCGACCTGCACACGCTCGCCGAGCGCATCGGCCTGCGCGCGCCCGCGCAGGCGCCGTTCTACGACCTCATCGTGATCGGGGCTGGTCCGGCGGGCCTGGCTGCCGCGGTGTACGGCGCGTCCGAGGGGCTTCGCACGGCGGTCGTCGAGCGCGAGGTGCCCGGCGGGCAGGCGGGAACCAGTTCGCGCATCGAGAACTACCTCGGCTTCCCCCACGGCATCAGCGGGGCCGACCTCGCGCGTCGCGCGGTGACGCAGGCCAAGCGCCTCGGCGCCGAGATCCTGAGCCCGCTCGCGGTCACCGGCATCCGCCTCGAGGAGACCTACAAGATCGTCACGCTCGACGACGGCAGCGAGCTGCGTTCGCGCGCGCTCCTGCTCGCAACGGGCGTCGAGGCGCGCACGCTCGGCATCCCCGGCGAGGACCGGCTGCTCGGGGCATCCGTCTACTACGGCGCGGCGGCCAGCGAGGCGGTGGACTACACCGGATGTCGCGTGGTCGTCGTGGGCGGTGCGAACTCGGCGGGGCAGGGCGCCATGTTCCTGTCGCGCTACGCCGAGCAGGTGACGATCATCGTGCGCGCCGACTCGCTCGCGAAGAGCATGTCCCAGTACCTCATCGACCAGATCGAGCTGGCGCCGACCATCACGGTGATCCCGCACACCGAGATCAGCTCGCTCACGGGCGAGCAGCGGCTCGAATCGGTGCAGCTGCGCGACCGGACGACCGGCGAGGAGTCGACTATGCCGGCCGACGCCATGTTCGTCTTCATCGGCGCGGTCCCCGGGTCGGACCTCGTGCGCGACCTCGTCGAGACCGACGACCACGGCTTCGTGCTGACCGGCCTCGACCTCGTCCGCAACGGGGAGCGTCCGAAGGGCTGGAAGCTGAAGCGCGACCCGCTGCCGCAGGAGACGAGCGTGCCCGGCATCTTCGCCGCGGGCGACGTGCGGCATGACGTCATCCGCCGGGTCGCGTCGGCGGTGGGTCAGGGCTCGGTCGCCGTCAGCCTCGTGCACCAGTACCTCGAGACGGTGTGA
- a CDS encoding three-helix bundle dimerization domain-containing protein produces the protein MTTGPDEQQAMEHVAARLMEQYPDATRERVDEVVDEEHQRYDGRPVRDFVPVLVERAAKDRLGKETTAAPRGRGADATAEQDRSEPQEIDPMERERQKERHSGFLFGDLGGGPS, from the coding sequence ATGACGACGGGACCTGACGAACAGCAGGCGATGGAGCATGTGGCCGCGCGGCTCATGGAGCAGTACCCCGACGCGACGCGCGAGCGCGTCGATGAGGTCGTCGACGAGGAGCACCAGCGCTACGACGGCCGGCCGGTGCGCGACTTCGTCCCGGTCCTCGTCGAGCGGGCCGCCAAGGATCGTCTGGGAAAGGAGACCACCGCCGCGCCCCGCGGCCGCGGCGCGGACGCGACCGCGGAGCAGGACCGCAGCGAACCACAGGAGATCGACCCGATGGAGCGCGAGCGGCAGAAGGAACGCCACTCGGGATTCTTGTTCGGCGACCTCGGCGGCGGTCCGTCGTAG